In Glycine max cultivar Williams 82 chromosome 4, Glycine_max_v4.0, whole genome shotgun sequence, the genomic stretch ggcatgaagcatgaccctagcagcttcttgcaaagtcctgtttttcctttcaactatgtcattttgttgtggtgtaatggctgcagagaactcatgagtgatgccttcagatgtgcagaattcagtaaacttgctgttttcaaactctctgccatggtcactcctgattctcttgatgacgcagtctttttctctttgaagtcttagactcaactccttgaatacttcaaaggtgtctgatttctctctgataaagttgacccaggtgaatctggagaaatcatccacaacaacataggcatacctctttcctccaaggctttcaacttgcataggccccatcaagtccatgtgaagtagttccagcatcctggaagtggtctgatgttgaagcttctggtgggacatcttgacttgttttccaatctgacattcaccacagattctgccttcttctattttcagattgggaatgcctctaacagcacctttgtcaatgattttcttcatgcctcttaagtgcagatgtccaaatctttgatgccatattttgacttcatcttcttgggagaatagacatgtggaggagtaactggtttcttgaggtgtccataggtaacagttgtcctttgatctgctgcccttcattaggacttcactcttctcatttgtcaccaagcattctgactttgtgaagtttacattgaatccttcatcacacaactgatgatgctgatcaagttcgcagttagtcccttcaccagcagtactttgttcagactaggaagtccatcatggactagctttcccattccagtgatctttcctttagagccatctccaaatgtcacatagctagtggagcaaggttcaatgttcaccaggaattctttaactcctgtcatgtgtctggaacagccgctatctaggtaccaatcttccttagctgatgctctaagtgaagtatgaacaacaagactaacagtcttgtgttttggaacccacatcatcttccttccgctgctgctaccttgagttccatgatgtggatggccatgtaaatgatagcaaaagggctttatgtgaccatacttgccacagtagtgacacctccacttcattcttttgctctttttctgctgcgttccatgatgtcgagaccgatgttgtgacatcgtggctccagtgctgtttttggcaggaacaaattctgtcatggtcgttctgccagcagatttatgattaaatccaagtcctctctggtttccaacattcttcccaagctgtagcacctcatcaagcaaatctgagcctttattcagcatctttattgattttgtcatgttttccagtttagagttcagaaaaccaatttctcctttaagttcagagatttcctcttcatgtgcctccttctcagcctccagatttgcaatgaccttcttttgttgtgcttcttgctgaagaatcttctcacttttgatgcatagttctctataggatatagcaagctcatcaaaagtgatttcactatctgtatcacttgaatcttcagcagattcaaatctcccagtgagtgcattcacatctctgtcagaatcactttcttgttcactctctgtatcatcagaccgacatacagaaagtcctttcctctgcttcttgagatgagtgggacattcagctttgatgtgtccatagccttcacacccatggcattgaattcctttgctgtgactgggcttttcatctgaccttctctggtattcactacctttcctgatgtcgaaagggatgttccggacatatggtttctgcctcctgtccattctgttcagcactttgttgaactgttttcccaggagcacaactgcattagtcagaccttcatcagtatccaggtcatactcatcttcttctccttcatcattggacacgaacgccaggttcttgctcttcttatcagtcctatccgagagtcctagctcaaaggtttgaagtgaaccaatgagttcatctactctcatgttgcaaatgtcttgggcctcctctattgcagtgactttcatgtcaaatctcttaggcaaagatctgaggatctttctcaccagcttttcatctgtcatcctttctcccaaggcagtgcaagcattggcaatttcaagaatgttcatgtggaagtcatgaatacactcttcctccttcatcttcagattttcgaattttgtagccaatagttgcaatctggacatcttcactttggaggttccttcatgagtggttttcaggatctcccatgcatccttggccacagtgcatgtgttgatcagtctgaagatattcttgtcaactccattgaatagagcattcaaggctttggagtttccaagtgccaattcgtcttcttcttttgtccagtcttcttctggctccaatccatcagtgggctttccttctgtgtccagcatcttgggatgttcccagcctttgatgacagctttccaggttctgctatccagtgatttgaggaaggccaccatccttgctttccagtattcatagttggttccatccagaattggtggtctgttcactggtcctccttctttctccatgttcatcagaatttatctccctagatctcactcagtgatttcgagtgcccgctctgataccaattgaaattctgatactggggacagatgtcgtacaggatgtcacgacatcacgcttcagaacatgcagattatatttgactgtatgaacagattaaacaagtaaataacacaagagaattgttaacccagttcggtgcaacatcacctacatctgggggctaccaagccagggaggaaatccactaaaatagtgttagttcgaagatctaacagccactgtttacaaccttctcacctaaccactacccgtgcaacctctacctaagagccactcttagatatgagaacccctctcactccctctcaatcactctcccgtgtttacaattaaatcaaatatacaccagagattgctctctgaacaatagagatcaactctacacactcaggtccaacacttgatgttagggtaacatcaaggtggctcacaaaagactcaagtcccaaaactcacaaaataactcttcaatctcggacttggtacaaaactcgtgcagccttcatgtttatatagcagtgtgcgtatctgggctgcaacaacttgcgctggatgagatctatcattttcctgaaaatctgcacttaaagatctaaaagataaagcttgatcttttagtttttttatctttaatctttaatccctgaacgaactattcaagtttgtaattcgaactttaattatcttttaattcgttcctaaagatagatcgccaaatctgttgctaactgcacattaatctgttaaagatataacagatttatgtgtccagtattttcgggccagatgtcctggacatcgtatccgacatcttggatcctgcagcttcaattcttcatttgacattttatcttgccttgtgcattgtgcagcccgatcttattccttgacatagcgttggacatcatgtgcagcaactccagctttccttcattgtctaagtgcttatgttttaacaaaattttagccaatcttttaaaagctcagtaaagctaagcactaacatgaTATTTACCACCACCTAACatgttcaaaataaaattaaaataatacttataaagaaaatagaacTTCACCACACTCAAGTGTATCTctcaaatatgattattttttaaattttgtacacTTTTGCCTTTTTCCACTCTAGAATTCTCCTTGAGTTCTAAAACAATTTAAGAGAAAGTTTACACAAAGTTCAACCACCAATTTGTGATAAGGAAAAGTCTTAGGGTTAGGCTAACAAAGGcttagaacaaggacaaaaaattcCAGCAACTACACAATAGGATTTTTTTGAAGGAATTAAACTTCATAATTTGGTAACTCAAACCTTCTAACAACCAATTATATTACCTTCAAGAATTTTTGAAAGCTATTATAGCATGAATCATTCAgcccaaatatttaaaaaaaaaaataagtttctgcCTTTTATTttagcaagaaattaaagacctaatttttgcaatggttcaacctcaataaaaaaaatagcatgaacaaggtaatataaattgGCAAGGAAGAAATTAGAAGGATgttatcaaaaaaatttcagCCCAAGCAgtcttgaaaaacccttgaaccAGAGCTCTGATTACCAAAATGATGTAAACCCATTTGCACAAGGTTGAGGATGGATCTTCAaaggttttttctttcttgtatgaAATTCAAAAAGGTGGTTGAATGAAGAAGGTGGTTGAATGGATAAGGAGAATGAAAAAGGTGGTTGAAAGAATCACTCCTCCGGAATTGGTGTCACACATAAGGTGGTGTTCCTTGATAAAtcaatttcttgaatcactcaaatAACTAAGGAAATTCATTCTCACACTTTAGAAGGTGATTAAAACTCAATTCAAagtctctttttttattagaaaatgtgcAGCCCATAAATACGAATGACATCAAGTTGGTTACACAAGTGAGAAGATGAaatgatcaccaataacaacaattaatgatgtcattatacctaattaaactagAATTAAGACACAAAAACATGTGGAAAAATGCTTAGCTCTTGGTTAGCCAAGAGGCAGCCACAAACCTTGAGTTCCCACCttattaaatcttaattttttaaaattaaaacaagcccATAGATGTTGAAAATCCAAAGAGAATTGACAGTCACTTTAACACAAGTTTGGGTctttatttcaactaacaaaatgctaataaaatCACTCAACAAAGGTGACACCCTCTACTCTTCTTGGAACATGGTGCAATTGACAATCCGAAACTTCTCCACTTATAACTTGGGCCTAAAATCAAATAGTATGATTAACATTTGTTGAAGAACTTCTTTTGTCTTCTTTGTTTTAGCCCTTGACATAGATCATTCAAGTCCTTCTAAAGGTTCCTTGTCCTTAGTCttgtcatgtcctcatcagtgCATTTGATGAAATTAGTGGGTAAGTTAAttgaaaagttttttaaaaataacttattaaattaaaagaattggtaaaattaatatgaaattagcttctaaatataaaataagacaaaagaattaattatttgaccATAAATCGAAATTTAGTAATTTTATGCATTTCCAAATAAGTCTtatttctcatattttaatttgtgttaaataacttatcatttttatatagtaatttttttagctcaagtaatatttaattaatttcggGGTACAAATGTAAAGGCATAGGCATCATCGGTTGGTGCAGACGTGCACGATATTTGTGAACTTAACCTAACCATGAGATCACCACGTAAGCATGAAATAGAGCATCCTGAGTGTGTATATATTACCATTATATATACATCTCATTTCATATATCAAGACATCAAGCAGCGTAAGTGAATGGGCATGGCTAGGTTTCTTAATCGCATTCAAGTCTTTGCGGCTTTTTTGGCCACCATTGTCCTTGTAACCTCAGGCAAGTGACACAATTAATGACTTAATTATCACATTATCTAGAGCATGTATGTGTTCAGATTTCAAATTAACAGACACGATTATTAATTTGTAACATTTTAAATGTGATATATGTAAGATATTAAGTGCTAGCTTGATTGGTGTATAAATTGCATCTAATGTGAAATGAATAGAAACTTgtctatttgattaatttggtAGCTATATATCTGTGTGGGCAGCTTTTGAAGGGAATGAACCGAGACCAAGATGTTGGCGCAACAGTAAAACGTGGCCCCATGCAAGATGTTTCCATTCTTCAATTTGCAGTCATCATTGCCAGACCTCAGAAAATGCAATCTCAGGGCAATGTgttttcttcttcaagaaaTGCAAATGCAAATTCTGCGAGGAACCTCTCTGAATCCATCCACATATAACTGCTGATTACATCTTAATAAGATCGATTCTCTGCTGCACGTGTGTTTAGGGGATAGGATCAACTTCTAAGTAATGTACCTAGTTCCATCATCAATAAAATTCGACCACTAATTTCATTAGAACAAATTTACAGTCACTTCTAGTCTCCTTAAAAGTGTTCAACTATGATTACTGTATCTGTATCCgcaatttattaatttgtatgattaattaatatatatatcgcGTTTGCATAGTTATATAATCTAATTATATTTGTGGTTTAAAATattgcaattaattttttttaaaaatatgatatttcatttaaaaaaaaaagcataagaGACGAGTTAATGAAGAATATAAATTACgacttttcaaaaataaagaagaagaagaatataaaTTACGAAACAATGAAATTGTAAATGACTTAAATTGTAGaatgcaaaacaaaataaattattcgaAACTAAAAAGCTGAAATATCTTGAGCTGAGGCTTGAGGCGTGTGGAATGGAGGTGAGAAGCATGTGGGAAGCCCTGCAACTCCACGGGCAGAAGGATGCGTCGCGTAACTTGTCTAAGGTCTTCAGCTTCGCCgctctctccccctttggcgaCCTCAACTACGCTCGTCTTCTTCTCTCCACCAATCCCTCTACTACAACACTCTCCTTCGCGCCTTCTCCCAAACCCCCCACCCCACCCTATAACTTCACTTTCCCCTTCCTCCTCAAATGCTGCGCTCCTTCCAAACTCCCTCCTCTTGGTAAACAGCTCCACGCTCTCCTCACCAAACTCGGCTTCGCCCCAGATCTTTATATCCAGAACGTCCTCGTTCATATGTACTCCGAGTTCGGCGACTTGGTCCTCGCTCGCTCCCTGTTTGATAGAATGCCTCACAGAGACGTTGTTTCCTGGACCTCCATGATTAGCGGCCTTGTTAATCATGATTTGCCCGTTGAGGCCATCAGTTTGTTTGAGAGAATGTTGCAATGTGGAGTAGAGGTGAATGAGGCCACGGTTATTTCTGTTTTAAGAGCCCGTGCTGATTCTGGAGCCTTGAGTATGGGGAGGAAGGTGCATGCGAATTTAGAGGAATGGGGAATTGAAATTCACTCTAAGTCCAACGTTTCCACTGCTCTTGTTGATATGTATGCCAAGAGTGGGTGCATAGTGAGGAAGGTGTTTGATGATGTTGTCGACAGAGATGTTTTCGTTTGGACTGCAATGATTTCTGGCCTCGCCAGCCACGGGCTTTGCAAGGATGCCATTGACATGTTTGTGGACATGGAAAGTTCTGGGGTAAAACCCGATGAGAGGACGGTGACCACGGTTTTAACGGCGTGCAGGAATGCAGGCTTGATTCGTGAAGGTTTCATGTTGTTCAGTGATGTGCAAAGGCGTTATGGGATGAAACCTTCAATTCAGCATTTTGGCTGTTTAGTGGACCTTCTTGCTAGAGCAGGGCGTTTGAAGGAAGCTGAAGATTTTGTTAATGCAATGCCTATTGAACCTGATGCAGTCCTTTGGAGGACCCTCATATGGGCCTGTAAAGTTCATGGCGATGATGACAGGGCCGAGCGGTTGATGAAGCACCTTGAGATACAAGACATGAGGGCTGATGATAGTGGAAGTTACATACTTACTAGCAATGTTTATGCGTCCACGGGAAAGTGGTGTAACAAGGCAGAAGTGAGGGAGTTGATGAATAAGAAGGGACTAGTGAAGCCGTTGGGATCTAGTAGGATTGAGATTGATGGTGGTGTGCATGAGTTTGTGATGGGAGATTACAATCACCCTGAGGCGGAGGAAATATTTGTCGAATTGGCTGAGGTgatggataagataagaaaagaagGGTATGATCCCAGAGTTTCGGAGGTCTTGCTTGAGATGGATGATGAGGAAAAGGCCGTTCAGTTGCTTCACCATAGTGAGAAGCTGGCTCTTGCTTATGGTCTAATCAGGATAGGTCATGGGTCTACAATCTGGATTGTGAAAAACCTAAGGTCTTGCGAGGACTGTCACGAGTTTATGAAACTAATCTCtaagatatgcaaaagagatatCGTAGTGAGAGACAGAATACGTTTCcatcattttaaaaatggaGAGTGCTCTTGTAAGGATTATTGGTAGCTTCAGAATTGTCCTTGTGGAGAATGCCCACTGTACTGTCACATTGACAAACGCAGATGCCAAAGAATGTTCCACAGTAGCATGGCAAACAAAACATGCGAACGAAAAAAAGTTGTGAAGAATGTCCCGTGTACAGTCACATGACCTGCTAGCTTTGATGCCTAATACGGGCATTGATGAATGCAAATGCCAAAGCTGGGCCGTGATCGCAGATTCTGATCAAATGCCAATAAACGGGAAATGTTGTTATCAATAAGGTTCGTTATATTGGATAATGAGCATTCCAGATCGGATATACTTCGATCTATAATCCATGACAAACGTGCACGTTCAGAGTGTATATTAGtcatcataataatttttaggaCAAATTCATTGGTTTCTAATTTCTATTCGGTTATGCCTAATAAAACTAATTCAGAAAGTATATAAAAGAGGAGCAGCTGCAATCATTCTTTGGAGGTTCTTTGGTCAGATACCGTGAGCAATTTGCAGAACTGCAGGTATGGGATAAGGATGTGTGGATAACGCTATGCAGTGCTTTtgcataatgataattatgtaattatgtGTATTGCATTCTTTCTTTAGTTAAAGATGTTGACAATAATAGATTTAAAAGCTAATTTGTATTATTGAGTTTATACTTTGATCTAATCGTATATTGTCAAATCATTAAAAGGTTTAACTATTATTggttattattttcaaagttttaacttttttgttGACTTGCAAATACTTATCTAGATAATATTGTCAAAAAActttaagagtgaatcaaaaGTGTACTCTTTGATAATTAGTAGACCCTTATTCCTGCTAAGACATGCATAATGTATTCATGAAGAATAAGAATACAAAGTTGCGTATTCTATTAAGACACCTTTTCTTAGTGGTTTATGTAAACATTGTATTGTCTGAATTGAATGCTTTTACAATATATTTGTTTTGGTGTATGGCGTCACATAAGTTTGAACTTACATTATCTTTCAAACTATCAAAATCTCTTGCCAGTTACCGCTAACCTTTCTTCTTTGCTCTCATGATTGGTTTTAAGTTAATGATTGGTTCTATTTGCTCCGCAtctaaatgcattttttttcccaaaacaAAAGTGCAACAAGAATTATATTCGAGTTTCATTGACTTATTTTGCTTTTCATGGCACTAGGCCCTTTGAAAAatccaattttatattttagtctcGTTCACCCCCAAAAAAGTAGTCAGTTTGATTGTCAGAGATGTTCCAAAGAACTTcgaattattatttcaaatgaGATAATAAAGGGTGCATTAGTGTATTaaactttctatttttatttatttgggaATTCTTTGAAGGTTTTTAATATTGAGAAAGGAAAATATATAATACCTTGGCATTTCATCGTATATTTGTTGATTAAAATAGGAAGACGacaataatcaattatcaaaagtaaaaacaatacggcaagtttataaataaaatgttttaaataaacTCCCATGTGGCACATGATTATTGTTCTAAAAATAGTTTTGCTCTGACGGTGATGCAAAGTGCAAACTGATCCCGTGATCGTTCTCCATGGTCAAAATGTGTTTAGTTAGTAGCGTGCACTTACTATTTCACCGGAGAAAATAAATGGTTAGATCTTTGTCCGAAATCAAGAGTTAATTAAAGAAGTGTGAATACAGAGgaatccatttttttattttcgggAATCTTTTATAGTCAACAGGTGAAGAAGATTCTAATCTAGATCTAATGTCTAACTTGGTAGACAAATAATAATCAACAACTGATTGAAATCAATTAGAGGAACTAATTACGAATTAAAtagcaattttggagacaaattGATAATCAAATATCAATTGGGGAGGTGACAATTTATTAGGGTCCATCTGGTGATAAAAGTTTGATTAGTTTGCATGAAATCTAAAACTCAAATATCATTAGTATTACCAACGTTGTAAGAAAAAATGGAGttgtcaaaaatcaaaataacaattgaagAGGAAACATTGAGCACCACTTCTTACATTTAAAACACCCATCCTCTCTTGGTTGCGCTATACCATATGCACAACCACAGCAAAATCTAACTTTTTTTAGGGTCAAAAGCTGATGTCTAACTTTATTGAGGACCAATGGCTTGAGAAATTCAGATCAATGGACCCTCTCAGACGGGATGGATTGCTCCTCTAAAGTTAAACCCCATGTTTTAGGGATGTAAAACCATTACTGATAAAATAAGCGCTTCATATAATGTAGGGTCCATGATAAAACGCATGCCGTTTTATGACCTCATGGAAGTCGCCACTTATATCATTAAAtcgaaatatttattttataagtatggttaatgttttaatttaacaaaagcTTTCCATGATCAGGGATTTGTATGAATTTTTCACGACTTAACCTTTGATTTTTGCAGTGATCTTCACCTTGTCTCGGGTTTTCCCTTAAGCAGTTCGTTATCTGATGGCAGGCCTGGAGAATTCTTGCTAACTTCCAATTCTTATAAGAACCCATAGTACGGACTGTAGGAGCTTCTCGTTAccaatttgaatttttctgaaaaaatatgtttgcaAAGGTAAATGAAATGAGTCTCCAACTCCAACTAATCCCATCTCTCCCCCCTCTAGGGATCTTAGTGGCAATGTGATCGCATATATTTTTGTTGCTAACACAATCTATTTTGTTCGATTGAGAAAACGGAAATAaggaagacaaaaaaataagaaggaaaaaatgtCTTCCTTATTTAGATATAGAAACTTTATCACTGTAAGAGAACCTAgtctttcaataaattttattaatataacatttttattataaagtgaaagatgaaaaacaatATATGCGAAAtcctctaagttttttttttcttcttttccattagatatagttatttttaacgtttaatagtttttatacaatataaaattaaacatatttttaaaaacattttgataacaagtttaatttctttgttaaattcattttatttttattattacaaaaaaaaattatacaatttaattacttttgtttactcttatttttattaatctaaataagtaaagaaaaaaatatttctttatatatatatatatatatatatatatatatatatatatatatatatatatatatatatatatatatccaaataacgcattttttattttatttttactacatGTCTCAACCTCTAATTTTTGTTCTCTTTATTACATCTCCGGTCCAAATATAGTATTAGCACTCTGGCTAAATGACATCACCATAACCTACTAAAATTagatctcaattaaaaaattaagcttGCACTAAATCATATTCAGAATTAGGACAACTTTTTTACCAAGTCATGTGAACCATTCAATAGCTTGGCTGGCCACATGCTCGCCtcctttcttataaaaaaaataataccctAAACTTTCTTTCTTAACATGTATACTCAAATCCGAAAAGAAGGCATCATGGGAGATTACATCATCCTTGTCCCCTCTTTCCAAATTTCGGGGCCTATATGCATAcatcataatataataatacGAGCTTCGTAAACCCTTTCTCTCCAAGACATATAATTATAAGCCAAAATACCAAAGTACACCCACTTTCATCATTTTGTTAGTTTGTTCAAATTTAATGTCCTTTCATATTTGTTGTTTTGTACTTCTCAAGCATGAGAAAACGAAATGTAAA encodes the following:
- the LOC100802052 gene encoding LOW QUALITY PROTEIN: pentatricopeptide repeat-containing protein At4g21065 (The sequence of the model RefSeq protein was modified relative to this genomic sequence to represent the inferred CDS: inserted 3 bases in 2 codons), producing MEVRSMWEALQLHGQKDASRNLSKVFSFAALSPFGDLNYARLLLSTNPXYYNTLLRAFSQTPHPXPYNFTFPFLLKCCAPSKLPPLGKQLHALLTKLGFAPDLYIQNVLVHMYSEFGDLVLARSLFDRMPHRDVVSWTSMISGLVNHDLPVEAISLFERMLQCGVEVNEATVISVLRARADSGALSMGRKVHANLEEWGIEIHSKSNVSTALVDMYAKSGCIVRKVFDDVVDRDVFVWTAMISGLASHGLCKDAIDMFVDMESSGVKPDERTVTTVLTACRNAGLIREGFMLFSDVQRRYGMKPSIQHFGCLVDLLARAGRLKEAEDFVNAMPIEPDAVLWRTLIWACKVHGDDDRAERLMKHLEIQDMRADDSGSYILTSNVYASTGKWCNKAEVRELMNKKGLVKPLGSSRIEIDGGVHEFVMGDYNHPEAEEIFVELAEVMDKIRKEGYDPRVSEVLLEMDDEEKAVQLLHHSEKLALAYGLIRIGHGSTIWIVKNLRSCEDCHEFMKLISKICKRDIVVRDRIRFHHFKNGECSCKDYW